In Rhineura floridana isolate rRhiFlo1 chromosome 1, rRhiFlo1.hap2, whole genome shotgun sequence, the following proteins share a genomic window:
- the NHLH2 gene encoding helix-loop-helix protein 2 — protein sequence MMLSPDQAVDSDHPSSAPSDPESLEAKGLRSCCASDLEAPEGEGAGAGGEGRPALHPQQPLSREEKRRRRRATAKYRSAHATRERIRVEAFNLAFAELRKLLPTLPPDKKLSKIEILRLAICYISYLNHVLDV from the coding sequence ATGATGCTCAGCCCGGACCAGGCGGTGGACTCGGACCACCCGTCCTCAGCGCCGTCGGATCCGGAGTCTCTGGAGGCCAAAGGGCTGCGGAGCTGCTGCGCGTCGGACTTGGAGGCGCCCGAGGGCGAAGGGGCGGGAGCGGGCGGAGAAGGCCGCCCGGCGCTGCATCCGCAGCAGCCGCTGAGCCGCGAGGAGAAGCGGCGGCGCCGTCGGGCCACGGCCAAATACCGCTCGGCCCACGCCACGCGTGAACGCATCCGTGTCGAGGCCTTCAACTTGGCCTTCGCCGAGCTGCGCAAGCTCCTGCCCACACTGCCGCCGgacaagaagctgtccaagatcGAGATCCTTCGCCTGGCCATCTGCTACATCTCCTATCTCAACCACGTCCTCGACGTGTAG